The following nucleotide sequence is from Tardiphaga sp. 709.
GTCAGCCTGCAGGACGGCGAGGATTTTCCGGTCAATCTTGTCGATGTCACTCATATCGGGTGTATAGCACGACAATTTCCGGATTATCTAAGGTAAAATTGCAACATCTCCTATCGAACTACGGACAGACCGGGATTAAGCTTGCAGAATGTCCGAGGAAATGCCCATGCCGCCCGATTTCATACCTCCCTTCAGCACTCCCTATGCACCGGATGATGGAGCCATCGCCGCCGGGCTTCTGGCCGGCGCAGCCATGACGCCCGCCCAGGACGCGCGGATCGACGCAACGGCCACGCGCCTGATCGACGCGATCCGCGCCAAGGACGACCGCTTCGGCGGTGTCGAGGACATGCTGCGGGAATATGCGCTCTCCACCAAGGAGGGCCTGGCGCTAATGGTGCTGGCCGAGGCGCTGCTGCGGGTGCCGGACGCGCGCACCGCCGATGCCTTCATCGAGGACAAGCTCGGCCAGGGCGATTTCATCCATCACGAGACGAAATCGAGCGCCTTCCTGGTCAACGCGTCGGCGTGGGCGCTCGGCATCTCGCAGCGCGCGATCCAGCCCGGCGAGACGCCGACGGGCACGCTGGGCCGGCTGGCGAAGCGGATCGGCCTGCCTGCGGTGCGCACCGCGACGCGGCAGGCGATGCGGCTGATGGGCAGCCATTTCGTGCTCGGGGAAACCATCGATGCGGCGCTGGCCCGCGCCCGCGCACCGTCCGAGCGCCCGGCACGCTACTCTTTCGACATGCTCGGCGAAGGCGCCCGCACTGCCAACGACGCGCAGCGCTATTTCGACTCCTACGCCTCGGCCATCTCGGCCATCGGTCACGCCGCGGGCAACAGGCCTCTGCCCGACCGGCCGGGTATCTCGGTCAAACTCTCGGCATTGCATCCGCGCTATGAGGCGGTGAGCCATCAGCGCGTGATGCGCGAACTCGTGCCGCGCCTGATCGCGCTGGCGCAGCAAGCAAAGAGCTATGACCTCAATTTCACCGTCGATGCCGAAGAAGCCGACCGACTCGAATTGTCGCTCGACGTGATCGATGCGGCTTTTGCCGATCCGTCGCTGGCGGGATGGGACGGCTTCGGGCTTGCGATCCAGGCCTATCAGAAGCGCTGCGCCGATGTGATCGACCACATCGACGCGCTGGCGCGCCGACATAACCGCAAGATGATGGTGCGGCTCGTCAAGGGCGCCTATTGGGACACCGAGATCAAGCGTGCGCAGGAACGCGGGCTTATTGGCTATCCGGTGTTCACGCGCAAGGCGATGACCGACCTCAACTACATCGCCTGCGCGCGAAAACTGCTGGCCTTGCGCCCGCGCATCTTTCCGCAATTCGCCACGCATAATGCGCTGACGGTCGCGACCATCCTCGAACTGGCTGGCACCGGCGGCGGCTACGAATTCCAGCGCCTGCATGGCATGGGCGACGCGCTTTACGATCAACTCGGCAAGGACCATCCCGCTATCCGCTGGCGCACCTATGCGCCGGTCGGCAGTCATCGCGATCTGCTGGCCTATCTGGTGCGGCGGCTGCTGGAGAATGGCGCGAACTCATCTTTCGTGGCGATCGCGGCCGATGACGCTGTGCCGGTCACGACGCTGCTGCAGCGACCGGCCGCGATCATCGGCGCGCTCGACGCTGCACGACACGCGAAGATCCCGCTGCCAGCCGATCTCTACCGACCGGAACGCACCAATTCACGCGGCATCGAATTCGGCGAACGCGCGGCGTTGAACAAATTGCTGGCCGAGATTGCGGCCAGCAAGCCAGACGTGGACAAGGTCGCCGATGCCAATGCCGAGCAGGCAAATGCTGCGGTGACGGTAGCGCGCACAGGCTTTGCATCATGGAGCCGCACGCCGGCTGAAGACCGCGCGGCAATCCTCGACCACGCTGCCGATCTTCTGGAACAGCGCCGTGCGTCCTTCATCGCATTGCTGCAACAGGAAGGCGACAAGACGCTCGATGACGCGCTGTCGGAAGTCCGCGAGGCCATCGACTTCTGCCGCTATTACGCCGCGCAAGGACGCAGGCAATTCGGCACTGGCCAGACGATGCCCGGACCAACCGGCGAGAGCAACGTGCTGAGCATGCGTGGCCGCGGCGTCTTCGTCGCCATCTCGCCGTGGAATTTTCCGCTGGCGATCTTTCTCGGCCAGGTGAGCGCCGCGCTGATGGCGGGCAATACGGTCGTCGCCAAGCCGGCCGAGCAAACGCCACGCATCGCGGCGCAAGCCGTAAGCCTGCTTCACGAAGCCGGTGCGCCAACGTCAGCACTGCATCTGATCCAGGGTGACGGCCGCATCGGCGCCACGCTGGTGGAGCATCCCGCCATTGCGGGCGTGGTGTTCACCGGCTCGACCGAGGTGGCACGATCCATCAACCGCGCCCTCGCCGCCAAAGATGGCCCGATCATACCACTCATCGCGGAGACCGGCGGCATCAATGCGATGATCGTCGATGCAACGGCCCTTCCGGAGCAGGTCGCCGACGATGTGGTGATGTCCGCATTCCGGTCGGCCGGGCAGCGCTGCTCAGCGTTGCGGCTGCTGCTCGTGCAGGACGATGTCGCCGACCGCATGATCGAGATGATCGTAGGGACGGCCCGGGAACTCAAGCTGGGCGATCCCGGTGATGCCGCCACCCATATCGGTCCGGTGATCGATGCCGAGGCCAAGCAGAAACTCGATGCGCATATTGCGCGCATGACGACTGACGCACGCGTGCACCTTGCGGGCACGGCACCTGCAGGCAATTTCGTCGCGCCGCATATCTTCGAACTGAAGAGCGCGCGGCAACTGACCAAGGAAGTGTTTGGACCGATCCTGCATGTGGTGCGTTACCGTGCGTCGGAGTTCGATCGCGTGTTGCAGGACATTGCGGACAGCGGCTTCGGGCTCACGCTTGGCGTGCATTCGCGGATCGACGATATGGTTGAGCGCGTGATCGCGCGCCTGCCGGTCGGCAATGTTTATGTGAACCGCAACATGATCGGCGCCGTGGTCGGCGTGCAACCCTTCGGCGGCTTCGGCCTGTCCGGCACCGGGCCGAAAGCCGGCGGCCCGCATTACCTCGCGCGCTTCGCCACCGAACAGACGGTGACGATCAACACCGCCGCCGCGGGTGGCAATGCAGTATTGATGACGGGTGAAGAGTAGCGCCCTCTCCCGTCTCGATCGCGCTCCACGCGCTCGATCCACCCTCTCCCGCGGCGCGCAGCAGCGCTGCGCTGGGGGAGAGGGGAAGAGCGTTGCATCACCCATCGAAGATGGGTCAAATGCGCTACCGGATTCCAGATGGAATTAAATTCCGGCAGACGGCAAGAACAACACGCAGAACAAGAGCGATGGGAGTGACGTATGGAAGACGGTCTGTTCAAGGGGCTGAAGGTGCTGGACTGCGCGAGTTTCATCGCCGCCCCGGCCGCAGCCACAGTGCTGTCCGACTTCGGCGCCGACGTCATCAAGATCGAACCGCCCGGTGCCGGCGACCCCTATCGCAATCTGCCCAACCTGCCCGGTTATCCCAAGAGCGAGCACAACTATGCGTGGATGATGGAGAGCCGCAACAAGAAGAGCCTCGCGCTCGACCTTGCCAAGCCGGAAGGCCAAGCGGTGCTCTACAAGCTCATCGCCGAGACGGACGTGTTCATCACCAATTTCCCGCCGCCAGTGCGCAAGCGCCTGAAGATTGCCTATGAGGATATCGCACCGCTGAACGAGCGGCTGATCTATGCCTGCTTCACCGGCTATGGCGACAAGGGCGCGGAAGCCGACAAGCCCGGCTTCGACTCGACGGCGTGGTGGGCGCGCTCCGGCATGATGGATCTGGTGCGGGCGGACGAGGACACGACACCCGCGCGTTCGATCGCCGGCATGGGCGATCATCCCTGCGCCATGGCGCTGTATGGCGCCATCGTCACCGCGCTCTACAAGCGCGAGAAGACCGGCAAGGGTTGCCAGGTGAAATCCAACCTGATGGCCAATGGCGTGTGGTCGTCGAGCGTGCTGGCGCAGGCCAAGCTGGTCGGCGCCAAATTCGAGAAGCGCCGCTCGCGCGAGGAAGCGCTCAATGCCGTCACCAATCACTACAGGTGCCGCGACGGTCGCTGGATCATGCTGTCGCTGCTTGCCGAGGAGCGGCAATGGCCGGCTTTCACCAAATGCCTCGGCCGCGACGACCTGCGCGACGATCCGCGCTTCGCAACCAAACCTGATCGCCATGCGCGCTCGGTCGAACTGATCGAGATCCTCGACGAGGTGTTCGCGACCCGCGACCTCGCCGACTGGCGCGAGCGGCTTGACGGCAACGGCCTCGTGTTCGGCTTCGTCGGTATTCTCGACGACATCCCGAACGATCAGCAGATGAAGGACAACGATGTGCTGATCCCGTTCGAGGGAACCGACATCCTCACCATCAACAGCCCGATCTGGATCTGTGGCGAGACCAAGCGCAAGCCGCATCTGCCGCCATCCATCGGCCAACACAGCGACGAGATCCTGCGCAATGCGGGC
It contains:
- the putA gene encoding bifunctional proline dehydrogenase/L-glutamate gamma-semialdehyde dehydrogenase PutA, which encodes MPPDFIPPFSTPYAPDDGAIAAGLLAGAAMTPAQDARIDATATRLIDAIRAKDDRFGGVEDMLREYALSTKEGLALMVLAEALLRVPDARTADAFIEDKLGQGDFIHHETKSSAFLVNASAWALGISQRAIQPGETPTGTLGRLAKRIGLPAVRTATRQAMRLMGSHFVLGETIDAALARARAPSERPARYSFDMLGEGARTANDAQRYFDSYASAISAIGHAAGNRPLPDRPGISVKLSALHPRYEAVSHQRVMRELVPRLIALAQQAKSYDLNFTVDAEEADRLELSLDVIDAAFADPSLAGWDGFGLAIQAYQKRCADVIDHIDALARRHNRKMMVRLVKGAYWDTEIKRAQERGLIGYPVFTRKAMTDLNYIACARKLLALRPRIFPQFATHNALTVATILELAGTGGGYEFQRLHGMGDALYDQLGKDHPAIRWRTYAPVGSHRDLLAYLVRRLLENGANSSFVAIAADDAVPVTTLLQRPAAIIGALDAARHAKIPLPADLYRPERTNSRGIEFGERAALNKLLAEIAASKPDVDKVADANAEQANAAVTVARTGFASWSRTPAEDRAAILDHAADLLEQRRASFIALLQQEGDKTLDDALSEVREAIDFCRYYAAQGRRQFGTGQTMPGPTGESNVLSMRGRGVFVAISPWNFPLAIFLGQVSAALMAGNTVVAKPAEQTPRIAAQAVSLLHEAGAPTSALHLIQGDGRIGATLVEHPAIAGVVFTGSTEVARSINRALAAKDGPIIPLIAETGGINAMIVDATALPEQVADDVVMSAFRSAGQRCSALRLLLVQDDVADRMIEMIVGTARELKLGDPGDAATHIGPVIDAEAKQKLDAHIARMTTDARVHLAGTAPAGNFVAPHIFELKSARQLTKEVFGPILHVVRYRASEFDRVLQDIADSGFGLTLGVHSRIDDMVERVIARLPVGNVYVNRNMIGAVVGVQPFGGFGLSGTGPKAGGPHYLARFATEQTVTINTAAAGGNAVLMTGEE
- a CDS encoding CoA transferase, which produces MEDGLFKGLKVLDCASFIAAPAAATVLSDFGADVIKIEPPGAGDPYRNLPNLPGYPKSEHNYAWMMESRNKKSLALDLAKPEGQAVLYKLIAETDVFITNFPPPVRKRLKIAYEDIAPLNERLIYACFTGYGDKGAEADKPGFDSTAWWARSGMMDLVRADEDTTPARSIAGMGDHPCAMALYGAIVTALYKREKTGKGCQVKSNLMANGVWSSSVLAQAKLVGAKFEKRRSREEALNAVTNHYRCRDGRWIMLSLLAEERQWPAFTKCLGRDDLRDDPRFATKPDRHARSVELIEILDEVFATRDLADWRERLDGNGLVFGFVGILDDIPNDQQMKDNDVLIPFEGTDILTINSPIWICGETKRKPHLPPSIGQHSDEILRNAGFNDADIAWLRASGAVA